The Verrucomicrobiia bacterium nucleotide sequence CGCCATGAACCGGGGCGACCGCCGCGAGCCGATCTTCCTGGACGACCTGGACCGCCACCAATTCATTGATACCCTTGGCCAAGCCTGTGAGAAAACCGATTGGCAGGTCCACGCCTGGTGCCTCATGAACAATCACTTTCATCTGGTGGTTTGCTGGAGCAGTTATCCCCTTTACCTCCAGGAGCCTTCGCTGCGCCCAAGCTGGCTGCGCGTGGACCGGCTCCTGGGTGAGTGGGGCATTCCCAAAGACAGCACCGCCGGGCGCGGGCAACTGGCCGGTCTGATGGAAGCCCGCCGCCGGGCAGAGGGTTTGGGAGAATACCAGCCCAAAGGCTGGTATCTTGGCAGCGAGGAATTCCGTCAAGAACTGCTGGCACAAGTGGAACATCAGGCCGGTCCGCGCCATGTCGGGGAGGAAGTTTTTCAGAGTGCCCAGGGCAAGGCGGAACGAATC carries:
- a CDS encoding transposase; protein product: MARKLRLQYPGAIYHAMNRGDRREPIFLDDLDRHQFIDTLGQACEKTDWQVHAWCLMNNHFHLVVCWSSYPLYLQEPSLRPSWLRVDRLLGEWGIPKDSTAGRGQLAGLMEARRRAEGLGEYQPKGWYLGSEEFRQELLAQVEHQAGPRHVGEEVFQSAQGKAERIVSQELRALRWGALELERHPKGHPAKVKIAARLRNQTTMTLDWIADRLCMGSAGDVSHLLYRKHRCYDTAMIPMSVKISYSDPHSSVPVFCRKMSGPCGNHPCALFEI